ACGCCTCCCCGGTCCGCACCCCGCGCGGCCGCGACATCCTCGCCGCCTGCGGCCAGCTCAAGTCGGCAAGCGAGCGGCTCCGCAAGAAGGACCGCATTGCGGCGATCGCGGCGGCCAGTGCGGGGTAGGCGCCGTCAGACGATAGGGTAGATCGAACTTCTCTTTGAAAACGCCGCAATCACAACAGGTTGTGGCGTTTTCCACGTAATCCTCATTGCTGTGAACTGCTTTCCTCCTCGATGTGGAGATAATCTCATCGATCTGCAGGCGGAGTGTGCAGGATCATGTTCGAGACCGGCGAGAGAACAGATGCGTCCTCTGGGCAGCCTGAAACACTGACCCTCCGCGATTGCCCCAACTGGAGCTATCTCCTGCAGGAATTCGAGACGCTCTACCGCTACGGTTCGGCCGGCGGGAGCAAGGCGATCCGTGCGCACCGGCGGCGGGTGAGGGACACGCTCTCCGCGATCATCGACGGCAATCCCGAGGTCGCGATCGGAACGCCGGAGGCGAAGCCGGTGACGGCGCATCTGCCGCGCGCCTTCGATCTCGGGGCGCGGAACGCGCTCGCAGGCCTCAGTCGGGCGCTGGAGCGGGTCTCGGACCAGCTCGTCTGGGAATACGGCTACAAAAAGGTGCCTCAGGCGCTGGCGCGGAAATACGCCTTCTGCCACGTGCTCGGGCCGCGCGGGCCGGTGAAGTCGGAGAAGCTGATCCTCGGCTTCGTGCTGTTCGCGCCGAACACGACCTATCCGCAGCACAGCCACAAGGATATCGAGGAAAGCTACATCTCCGTCGCCGGCGCCTGGTCGGAGAACGAGATGGCGGTCTATGCGCCGGGTTCGCTGATCCTCAACAAGCCGGGGCAGGAGCACCGGATCACCACCGGGAACGTCGATCCCTGCCTGCTCGCCTGGGCCTGGGTCGGGCCGAGCGACCTGCTGACCGCGCAGGAACTGAAATTCTCCAAGAGCCGGAAGAAGGACCTGTCCGGGACCTGAGGGCGCCGGGTCAGCGCACGCGGCGGAACAGCGCGAGGAAGTCTGCCCACGCGCCCTTCCGGCTGCGGATCGCCCAGGCCGGACGCCAGGCGAGTCTGACCGAGAGCACGTTTCGCCGGTCGCCCTCCGTCGCCTCGAGCGCATCCAGATGGGCGCGCACGTCCGCTTTCGAAAGATGAGGGCCTCTGGTAGGTGCCAGTCTCACTCCGCCGCCATCCGGCGGCGCTTCAGGGCACCCGGATTTCGGTCGTCCGCCGTGCCCCAGCCGAGCGACAGGTCGAGGATGGCGTGGATCAGGGCGCTGTGCGCCACTTCGACAAACCCGTATTCGTCCCCGGCGACATGGAAATTGAGATCTCCGGAAAGACGCAGCGGATTTTCGCTGTCGAAACCGGAGAAGGTGATGACACCGCACCCCTTGTCCCGTGCGCGTTCCACCGCGCGCAGAATGTTCGCCGAGGAGCCGCTGCTGCTGATGGCGACGAGCACATCGCCCTCCCGGCCGTAATAGCCGATCTGCTCGGCGAAGACCGCCTCGCCGCCGATATCGTTCACCAAGGCCGTCAGCATCGCGCCGTCGTTCAGGGCGAGGGACCGGATGCCGCCGTTCTT
The Nisaea sediminum DNA segment above includes these coding regions:
- a CDS encoding dimethylsulfonioproprionate lyase family protein produces the protein MFETGERTDASSGQPETLTLRDCPNWSYLLQEFETLYRYGSAGGSKAIRAHRRRVRDTLSAIIDGNPEVAIGTPEAKPVTAHLPRAFDLGARNALAGLSRALERVSDQLVWEYGYKKVPQALARKYAFCHVLGPRGPVKSEKLILGFVLFAPNTTYPQHSHKDIEESYISVAGAWSENEMAVYAPGSLILNKPGQEHRITTGNVDPCLLAWAWVGPSDLLTAQELKFSKSRKKDLSGT
- a CDS encoding SIS domain-containing protein; its protein translation is MGSLADRTAEYFETLARLTRDASVTDLAGRPMTIGAGIEAFLSRGRAAHEAGNKLIFIGNGASASMASHYALDFSKNGGIRSLALNDGAMLTALVNDIGGEAVFAEQIGYYGREGDVLVAISSSGSSANILRAVERARDKGCGVITFSGFDSENPLRLSGDLNFHVAGDEYGFVEVAHSALIHAILDLSLGWGTADDRNPGALKRRRMAAE